A DNA window from Amycolatopsis sp. DSM 110486 contains the following coding sequences:
- a CDS encoding Cmx/CmrA family chloramphenicol efflux MFS transporter, with product MPLAVFVLGLSIFALGTSEFMITGLLPGMAADLGVSIPDAGLLISAFAVGMVVGAPLLAVGTLKLPRRTTLLALLVVFAGSHVGGALAPGYALLFATRIVSALACAGFWAVAASTTVSLVPAARRGRALAVLVGGLTLANIAGVPAGTFLGQHAGWRTAFWAVAALTVVAVVGVLAFVPRTVSDSSALRVRTELRVFRNGRVWLALGVIALTQAMVFATFSYLAPLLTTTDGLPSSWVPLVLVLFGTGAVIGILAGGKLADARPFSTLYGSLGLAVAALIALAVTSDTVVAVVAVLVLGAAAFAANPALNVRAYSVAGGSSTLVGASTTSGFNVGNTAGPWVGGVAINAGLGFPSVAWVSVGLGGLALAALTFALRLQRSDDARAPRSALSSKEPVTQPAAQ from the coding sequence GTGCCCTTGGCCGTCTTCGTGCTCGGGCTCAGCATCTTCGCCCTCGGCACCTCGGAGTTCATGATCACCGGCCTGCTCCCCGGGATGGCGGCCGACCTCGGCGTCAGCATCCCCGACGCCGGCCTGCTCATCTCGGCGTTCGCCGTCGGCATGGTGGTCGGCGCGCCGCTGCTGGCCGTCGGCACGCTCAAGCTGCCCCGCCGCACGACCCTGCTCGCGCTGCTGGTGGTGTTCGCCGGCTCGCACGTCGGCGGCGCACTCGCCCCGGGTTACGCCCTGCTCTTCGCGACCCGCATCGTGAGTGCCCTGGCCTGCGCCGGGTTCTGGGCCGTCGCCGCTTCGACCACCGTTTCGCTCGTGCCCGCGGCGCGCCGCGGCCGCGCGCTCGCGGTGCTGGTCGGCGGCCTGACCCTGGCGAACATCGCGGGCGTCCCCGCCGGCACCTTCCTCGGCCAGCACGCCGGCTGGCGCACCGCGTTCTGGGCGGTGGCCGCGCTGACCGTGGTGGCCGTCGTCGGCGTGCTCGCGTTCGTGCCGCGCACCGTCTCGGACTCCTCGGCCCTGCGGGTGCGGACCGAACTGCGGGTCTTCCGCAACGGACGGGTCTGGCTGGCGCTGGGCGTGATCGCGCTGACGCAGGCCATGGTCTTCGCGACGTTCAGCTACCTCGCGCCGTTGCTCACGACAACCGACGGCCTGCCGTCCTCGTGGGTCCCGCTCGTGCTCGTGCTCTTCGGCACAGGCGCGGTGATCGGCATCCTCGCCGGCGGCAAGCTCGCCGACGCCCGTCCGTTCTCGACGCTGTACGGCAGCCTGGGGCTGGCCGTCGCCGCGCTGATCGCCCTCGCGGTCACTTCGGACACCGTCGTCGCCGTGGTCGCAGTCCTCGTGCTCGGCGCCGCCGCGTTCGCGGCCAACCCGGCCCTCAACGTCCGGGCGTACTCGGTCGCGGGCGGATCGTCCACATTGGTCGGCGCCAGCACCACGTCGGGCTTCAACGTCGGCAACACCGCGGGTCCGTGGGTCGGCGGTGTCGCGATCAACGCGGGTCTCGGCTTCCCGAGCGTCGCATGGGTGAGCGTGGGGCTCGGCGGGCTGGCGCTGGCCGCCCTCACGTTCGCCCTGCGCCTGCAGCGTTCCGACGACGCCCGCGCTCCCCGCTCGGCGCTCTCCTCCAAGGAGCCGGTAACCCAGCCGGCCGCGCAGTGA
- the fabI gene encoding enoyl-ACP reductase FabI, translating into MPGLLEGKRLLITGVITDASLAFHAAKIAQQEGAEVVLTGFGRLSLVKTIAKRLPKPAPVLELDVTDQEHLDSLADRVREHVDGLDGVLHSIGFAPQTCLGAPFLDAPSDDVKIAVDVSAFSFKSLAVATLPLLSRGSSIVGMDFDARVAWPAYNWMGVAKAALESVNRYLARDLGPRGIRVNLVSAGPMKTMAAKSIPGFNELEDGWNERAPLGWDSSDPDPTAKTVCVALSDWLPATTGSMIMVDGGVHALGI; encoded by the coding sequence TTGCCCGGACTGCTCGAAGGCAAGCGGCTGCTGATCACCGGTGTCATCACCGACGCCTCGCTCGCGTTCCACGCGGCCAAGATCGCGCAGCAGGAGGGCGCTGAGGTCGTGCTCACCGGCTTCGGCCGGCTCTCGCTGGTCAAGACGATCGCCAAGCGCCTCCCGAAGCCGGCGCCGGTACTCGAGCTCGACGTGACCGACCAGGAGCACCTGGACTCGCTGGCCGACCGCGTGCGCGAGCACGTCGACGGCCTCGACGGCGTGCTGCACTCCATCGGCTTCGCACCGCAGACCTGCCTGGGCGCGCCGTTCCTGGACGCGCCGAGCGACGACGTGAAGATCGCCGTGGACGTGTCGGCGTTCTCGTTCAAGTCGCTGGCGGTGGCGACGCTGCCGCTGCTCTCGCGGGGCTCGTCGATCGTCGGCATGGACTTCGACGCGCGCGTGGCGTGGCCGGCCTACAACTGGATGGGCGTCGCGAAGGCGGCGCTGGAGTCGGTGAACCGCTACCTCGCGCGGGACCTCGGCCCGCGCGGCATCCGCGTGAACCTGGTCAGCGCCGGCCCGATGAAGACGATGGCCGCGAAGTCGATCCCGGGCTTCAACGAGCTCGAAGACGGCTGGAACGAGCGCGCCCCGCTCGGCTGGGACAGCTCCGACCCGGACCCGACGGCCAAGACCGTCTGCGTCGCGCTGTCGGACTGGCTGCCGGCCACCACCGGCTCGATGATCATGGTCGACGGCGGCGTGCACGCGCTCGGCATCTGA
- the fabG gene encoding beta-ketoacyl-ACP reductase encodes MGRSVLVTGGNRGIGLAIARDLAEQGHQVAVTHRGSGAPEGLFGVEADVTDAEQIDAAFKLVEEHQGPVEVLVSNAGLTDDTLLMRMSEEQFERVVNANLTGAFRVAKRASRGMLRARWGRFIFISSVVGLSGSAGQANYAASKAGLVGFSRSLARELGSRNITSNVIAPGFVRTDMTEALGEDRKKEILANVPTGRYAEPAEIAAAVRYLASDDAAYVNGAVLPVDGGLGLGH; translated from the coding sequence GTGGGACGGTCGGTCTTGGTCACCGGCGGCAACCGGGGTATCGGTCTGGCGATCGCCCGGGACCTCGCCGAGCAGGGCCACCAGGTGGCCGTCACCCACCGCGGCTCCGGCGCGCCGGAAGGGCTGTTCGGGGTCGAAGCGGACGTCACGGACGCCGAGCAGATCGACGCCGCGTTCAAGCTGGTCGAGGAGCACCAGGGCCCCGTCGAGGTGCTCGTGTCCAACGCCGGGCTCACCGACGACACACTCCTGATGCGCATGAGCGAGGAGCAGTTCGAGCGAGTGGTGAACGCGAACCTCACCGGCGCGTTCCGGGTCGCCAAGCGCGCGTCGCGCGGCATGCTGCGCGCCCGCTGGGGCCGGTTCATCTTCATCTCGTCGGTCGTCGGCCTCTCGGGCTCGGCGGGCCAGGCGAACTACGCCGCGTCGAAGGCCGGTCTCGTCGGCTTCTCGCGCTCGCTCGCACGGGAGCTCGGCTCGCGCAACATCACGTCCAACGTGATCGCCCCCGGCTTCGTCCGCACCGACATGACCGAAGCGCTCGGCGAGGACCGCAAGAAGGAGATCCTCGCCAACGTGCCCACCGGCCGCTACGCCGAGCCGGCCGAGATCGCCGCGGCCGTGCGCTACCTCGCCTCCGACGACGCCGCCTACGTCAACGGCGCGGTGCTGCCGGTCGACGGTGGCCTCGGCCTCGGCCACTGA
- a CDS encoding MFS transporter — protein sequence MTTRIPTPVTREGERRVVGNVLRGSIGNLVEWYDWYAYSAFTIYFAKAFFPGGDATAQFLNTAAVFAVGFLMRPLGGWMLGRFADRFGRRSALVLSVSMMAFGSLLIAATPGYASIGVAAPILLVLARLLQGLSVGGEYSTSATYLSEVATPGKRGFYSSFQYVTLVGGQLLALGLQLILQSVLTEAQMGDWGWRIAFVVGAVAAVVVMALRRSMDESASYERVAAQESSAQSGSGKQAGERGTLRTLVKYPREIALVVGLTLGGTVAFYTYATYTQKFLENTAGIPRRTVTWILFIALLIFALLQPVAGRLSDRIGRRKLLMFFGIAGTVLTVPIMTTMAHTKQPVLAFLLLLGALVIVTGYTSINAIVKAELFPTRIRALGVGLPYALTVAIFGGTAELIAQALKKAGHESLFFWYVAGCILVSLIVYGTMRETSRSSALERDED from the coding sequence ATGACTACCCGGATCCCCACCCCGGTGACCCGCGAGGGCGAGCGCCGAGTCGTCGGCAACGTGCTGCGCGGCTCGATCGGCAATCTCGTCGAGTGGTACGACTGGTACGCCTACTCGGCGTTCACGATCTACTTCGCCAAAGCGTTCTTCCCCGGCGGCGACGCGACGGCCCAGTTCCTCAACACCGCGGCCGTGTTCGCCGTGGGGTTCCTGATGCGCCCACTGGGCGGCTGGATGCTCGGGCGCTTCGCCGACCGGTTCGGGCGCCGCAGCGCGCTCGTGCTCTCGGTTTCGATGATGGCGTTCGGCTCGCTGCTCATCGCGGCGACGCCGGGCTACGCGTCCATCGGCGTCGCGGCGCCGATCCTCCTCGTGCTCGCGCGACTGCTGCAGGGTCTTTCGGTGGGCGGCGAGTACTCGACGTCGGCGACGTATCTGTCCGAAGTGGCCACACCCGGCAAGCGCGGTTTCTACTCCAGCTTCCAGTACGTGACGCTCGTCGGCGGACAGCTGCTCGCGCTCGGGCTGCAGCTGATCCTGCAGAGCGTGCTCACCGAGGCGCAGATGGGCGACTGGGGCTGGCGCATCGCGTTCGTGGTCGGCGCCGTCGCGGCGGTGGTCGTGATGGCGCTGCGGCGCAGCATGGACGAGTCGGCCAGCTACGAGCGCGTCGCCGCCCAGGAGAGTTCTGCACAGTCCGGCTCGGGCAAGCAGGCCGGCGAACGCGGCACACTGCGCACGCTCGTGAAGTACCCGAGGGAGATCGCGCTCGTCGTCGGCCTCACGCTCGGCGGCACGGTCGCCTTCTACACATACGCCACCTACACGCAGAAGTTCCTCGAGAACACCGCCGGCATCCCGCGCCGCACGGTCACGTGGATCCTCTTCATCGCCTTGCTGATCTTCGCGCTCCTGCAGCCGGTGGCCGGACGGCTGTCGGACCGGATCGGCCGGCGGAAGCTGCTGATGTTCTTCGGCATCGCGGGCACCGTGCTCACCGTCCCGATCATGACGACCATGGCGCACACGAAGCAGCCGGTGCTCGCCTTCCTGTTGCTGCTCGGGGCGCTCGTGATCGTCACGGGTTACACGTCCATCAACGCGATCGTGAAGGCCGAGCTGTTCCCCACGCGGATCCGCGCGCTCGGTGTCGGCCTGCCGTACGCGCTGACGGTGGCGATCTTCGGCGGCACGGCCGAGCTCATCGCCCAGGCGCTGAAGAAGGCGGGGCACGAATCGCTGTTCTTCTGGTACGTCGCGGGCTGCATCCTCGTCTCGCTCATCGTGTACGGGACAATGCGCGAAACGTCGCGTTCGTCCGCCCTGGAGCGTGACGAAGACTGA
- a CDS encoding response regulator transcription factor, with product MRVLLVEDDTGVAGALAETLHARGHAVTSVGRGADALHRHREADLLLLDLGLPDLDGLDVLRKIRQVSAVPVIVLTARGDERSVVRGLRLGADDYLTKPVRLAELLARMDAVVRRAGVRDTPADDAVVRLEDVEIDLGGRRVLVAGRDIGLTTKEFAVLAVLAARPGTAVSRQQLMDEVWGDAYLAISRSLDVHMTQLRAKLDRPGLLTTIRGFGYRLGRG from the coding sequence GTGCGCGTGCTGCTCGTGGAGGACGACACCGGGGTCGCCGGTGCGCTCGCCGAGACGCTGCACGCGCGCGGCCACGCCGTGACCAGCGTCGGCCGCGGTGCCGACGCGCTGCACCGGCACCGTGAGGCCGATCTGCTGCTGCTCGACCTCGGCCTGCCCGACCTCGACGGGCTCGACGTGCTGCGCAAGATCCGCCAGGTCTCCGCCGTGCCCGTGATCGTGCTGACCGCCCGCGGCGACGAACGGTCCGTCGTCCGCGGGCTGCGCCTGGGCGCGGACGACTACCTCACGAAACCCGTGCGGCTGGCCGAACTGCTCGCGCGGATGGACGCCGTCGTGCGCCGGGCGGGCGTGCGCGACACCCCGGCCGACGACGCCGTGGTGCGGCTCGAAGACGTCGAGATCGACCTCGGCGGGCGCCGCGTCCTGGTGGCGGGCCGGGACATCGGGCTGACGACGAAGGAGTTCGCGGTGCTGGCCGTGCTCGCCGCGCGGCCGGGCACCGCCGTGAGCCGCCAGCAGCTGATGGACGAGGTGTGGGGCGACGCGTACCTCGCCATCTCGCGATCGCTCGACGTCCACATGACACAGCTGCGCGCCAAGCTCGACCGGCCGGGCCTGCTCACGACGATCCGCGGCTTCGGCTACCGGCTGGGCCGGGGCTGA
- a CDS encoding HAMP domain-containing sensor histidine kinase: protein MRTRLLVVLVALALLVVAAFAVPLLASTAEQRTQQLVISRSNDVDRFGVLAQQAVDAHDPAALDAEAERYSELYGEAVVVVDAQRTPLVQTGGLTAAAPEVRALVEATMRNEPAQHVERLSPWSVGPVLFARPVGSGTRVAGVVVLRASVAAAAADVAARWSAIAAGALLVAAVFVLLAVLLARWMVRPLVELETGVLAVAGGHRAQVPESSGPRELRSLAASVNRMSDAVAEAADQQHRLVADTSHQLRNPMAALRLRVDSLASAEAGRPAYRAIVAEVERLERILDGLLALATAESTATRIAAGSDDEPADLAAVIAERVDAWRPAADDAGATLLPCPGHDEPVLVHTPEGELAQILDVLLDNAVHHAGRGATISAVWETSPGAATLVVTDDGPGLPPADLARATDRFWRAGGDGAPRGTGLGLAIAREQTRARGGTLELHANEPHGLQVRVALPAVTP from the coding sequence GTGCGCACCCGCCTGCTCGTCGTGCTGGTCGCGCTCGCGCTGCTTGTGGTGGCCGCGTTCGCTGTGCCGCTGCTGGCGAGCACAGCGGAGCAGCGCACGCAGCAGCTGGTGATCTCCCGCAGCAACGACGTCGACCGGTTCGGCGTGCTGGCTCAGCAGGCGGTCGACGCGCACGACCCGGCGGCACTCGACGCGGAGGCCGAGCGGTACTCGGAGCTCTACGGCGAGGCCGTGGTGGTGGTCGACGCGCAGCGCACCCCGCTGGTGCAGACAGGTGGGCTCACGGCCGCGGCGCCGGAGGTGCGCGCGCTCGTGGAGGCGACCATGCGCAACGAGCCCGCCCAGCACGTCGAGCGGCTGAGCCCGTGGTCAGTCGGGCCGGTGCTGTTCGCGCGCCCGGTGGGGTCCGGCACGCGGGTGGCCGGTGTGGTGGTGCTGCGCGCCTCCGTGGCCGCGGCGGCCGCCGATGTCGCCGCCCGCTGGAGCGCGATCGCCGCCGGGGCACTGCTCGTGGCAGCCGTGTTCGTACTGCTGGCGGTGCTGCTCGCGCGGTGGATGGTGCGGCCGCTCGTCGAGCTGGAGACGGGCGTGCTGGCCGTCGCGGGCGGCCACCGCGCGCAGGTGCCGGAGAGCTCCGGGCCGCGAGAGCTGCGGTCGCTCGCGGCTTCGGTGAACCGCATGTCCGACGCCGTGGCCGAGGCCGCCGACCAGCAGCACCGGCTCGTCGCGGACACCTCCCACCAGCTGCGCAACCCGATGGCCGCGCTGCGGCTGCGCGTCGACTCACTCGCCTCGGCCGAGGCCGGCCGGCCGGCGTACCGGGCGATCGTCGCGGAGGTCGAACGCCTCGAACGCATCCTCGACGGCCTGCTCGCCCTCGCCACCGCGGAGTCCACCGCCACCCGCATCGCCGCCGGCTCGGACGACGAACCCGCCGACCTCGCCGCCGTGATCGCCGAACGCGTCGACGCCTGGCGTCCCGCCGCCGACGACGCCGGCGCCACCCTGCTCCCCTGCCCCGGCCACGACGAACCCGTGCTCGTGCACACCCCCGAGGGTGAGCTCGCGCAGATCCTCGACGTGCTGCTCGACAACGCCGTCCACCACGCCGGCCGCGGCGCCACCATCTCGGCCGTGTGGGAGACGTCGCCGGGCGCCGCCACCCTCGTCGTCACCGACGACGGCCCCGGCCTGCCACCCGCCGACCTCGCCCGCGCGACGGACCGCTTCTGGCGGGCCGGCGGTGACGGCGCGCCCCGCGGCACGGGCCTCGGCCTCGCCATCGCGCGCGAGCAGACCCGCGCCCGCGGCGGCACGCTCGAACTGCACGCCAACGAGCCGCACGGGTTGCAGGTCCGCGTGGCACTGCCGGCGGTGACGCCGTGA
- a CDS encoding TAXI family TRAP transporter solute-binding subunit: MTITRRTALLGGLGLALAGCAPAYRGPERSVTIAAGEQGGFYLAFAEVLAAEVSRAEPRLHCAAVATEASVVNVERVRDGGADLGLVLADVAQSALAGQAPFPAPVPLRALGRVYENYLQLVVRADDRLAQLRDLAGRPVSVGAGGSGAAQLGERVFAAAGVSVVARHLPLADAIAALASHRIDALLWSGGLPTPALAELNRTTPLALLPLASVIPALRAQHGPVYEQVQVPAGAYAGVGAPATIGVANLLVCAPRLPSDVAAAVVRVLAGRAADLVPAQAVGTQFLDVRTLIGTQPVPLHPGAADTYRALHG, encoded by the coding sequence GTGACGATCACACGCCGCACCGCGTTGCTCGGCGGGCTCGGCCTCGCGCTGGCCGGGTGCGCGCCCGCCTACCGCGGCCCCGAACGGTCCGTCACGATCGCCGCCGGGGAGCAAGGCGGGTTCTACCTGGCGTTCGCGGAGGTGCTGGCGGCCGAGGTGAGCCGGGCGGAGCCGCGGTTGCACTGCGCGGCCGTGGCGACCGAGGCGAGCGTCGTGAACGTCGAGCGCGTGCGCGACGGCGGGGCCGACCTCGGTCTGGTGCTCGCGGACGTCGCGCAGTCGGCGCTCGCGGGCCAGGCGCCGTTTCCCGCGCCGGTGCCGTTGCGGGCACTGGGCCGGGTGTACGAGAACTACCTGCAGCTCGTGGTGCGCGCGGACGATCGTCTCGCGCAGCTGCGGGACCTGGCGGGACGGCCGGTGTCCGTCGGCGCGGGCGGGTCGGGCGCCGCGCAGCTGGGCGAGCGCGTGTTCGCCGCGGCCGGTGTGTCGGTGGTGGCGCGGCACCTGCCGCTGGCGGACGCCATCGCCGCGCTGGCGAGCCATCGCATCGACGCGCTTCTGTGGTCGGGCGGCCTCCCCACCCCGGCGCTCGCCGAGCTCAACCGCACGACACCACTCGCGTTGTTGCCGCTCGCGTCGGTGATCCCCGCGTTGCGGGCGCAGCACGGGCCGGTCTACGAACAGGTCCAGGTGCCCGCCGGCGCGTACGCGGGCGTCGGGGCGCCGGCGACGATCGGCGTGGCGAACCTGCTCGTCTGCGCCCCGCGGCTGCCCTCGGACGTCGCCGCGGCGGTGGTGCGGGTGCTCGCCGGGCGCGCGGCCGATCTGGTGCCGGCGCAGGCCGTCGGGACGCAGTTCCTCGACGTGCGCACGCTCATCGGCACCCAGCCCGTGCCGCTGCACCCCGGGGCCGCCGACACCTACCGGGCACTCCACGGCTGA
- a CDS encoding thioesterase family protein: protein MTPPRRPLVEMPLRVRYHECDGQGIVFNAHYLAYVDMASFEVEKALFGSHEAFLATGIDVVVAESNLRYRAPCRYDDDLVVSVFLTHLGTTSMVYESEIRRGGKLTTEAKIRYVFIDPVTLRKTEPPVAVRDVYAAHLPAPTAP, encoded by the coding sequence GTGACCCCACCGCGCCGACCGCTGGTCGAGATGCCCTTGCGCGTGCGCTACCACGAGTGCGACGGCCAGGGGATCGTCTTCAACGCCCACTACCTCGCGTACGTGGACATGGCCTCTTTCGAGGTCGAGAAGGCGCTGTTCGGCTCGCACGAAGCGTTCCTGGCCACGGGGATCGACGTGGTGGTCGCGGAGTCGAACCTGCGCTACCGCGCGCCGTGCCGCTACGACGACGACCTCGTGGTGTCGGTGTTCCTCACACACCTCGGGACCACGTCGATGGTCTACGAGTCGGAGATCCGCCGCGGCGGCAAGCTCACCACCGAGGCGAAGATCCGCTACGTGTTCATCGACCCCGTCACCCTGCGCAAGACCGAGCCGCCCGTCGCCGTGCGCGACGTCTACGCGGCCCACCTGCCCGCACCCACCGCTCCCTGA
- a CDS encoding tRNA (cytidine(34)-2'-O)-methyltransferase: MFRVLFYHPEIPPNTGNAIRLAANTGCELHLVEPLGFTLEDKQLRRAGLDYHDLARVRVHADLAAAWRALLPAKVYAFSAKATRLYTDVAYEPGDVLLFGPESAGLPDDVQQATEITDRVRLPMVPTSRSLNLANTAAITIYEAWRQNGFGLPPC, encoded by the coding sequence ATGTTCCGCGTGCTCTTCTACCACCCCGAGATCCCGCCGAACACCGGCAACGCGATCCGCCTCGCCGCCAACACCGGCTGCGAGCTGCACCTGGTCGAGCCGCTGGGGTTCACGCTCGAGGACAAGCAGCTGCGCCGCGCCGGGCTCGACTACCACGACCTCGCGCGCGTCCGCGTGCACGCCGATCTCGCCGCCGCGTGGCGAGCGCTGTTGCCGGCCAAGGTCTACGCGTTCAGCGCCAAGGCCACGCGCCTCTACACCGACGTGGCCTACGAACCCGGCGACGTGCTGCTGTTCGGCCCCGAGTCCGCCGGCCTGCCCGACGACGTGCAGCAGGCGACCGAGATCACCGACCGGGTGCGGCTGCCGATGGTGCCCACGAGCCGCTCGCTCAACCTGGCCAACACCGCGGCCATCACGATCTACGAAGCCTGGCGGCAGAACGGTTTCGGCCTGCCGCCATGCTGA
- a CDS encoding VWA domain-containing protein, producing the protein MSLGGFTSPWWFLLLIVVAAVAVAYVLAQRARRKRVMRFANLELLDKVAPKTQGWIRHLPAVLIVLSLLVLTVALAGPTAEQKVPRNRATVVLVIDVSLSMEATDVAPNRLKAAQDAAKQFAENMTPGVNLGLISFAGTATVLVNPTTDRAGVVKAIDNLKLAQSTATGEGIFAAMQSIESFSAVVGGADGPPPARIVLMSDGKQTVPEDLYAPRGAYTAAQAAKQAQMPISSISFGTTHGSVDIEGKPQDVRVDDDSLKEIARLSGGDFYKAASADELKKVYADLGEQIGYELKNADASKPWVVIGTLVLMIGAAAALLIGQRLP; encoded by the coding sequence ATGAGCCTCGGCGGCTTCACTTCACCGTGGTGGTTCCTGCTGCTGATCGTGGTGGCGGCCGTGGCCGTCGCATACGTGCTGGCCCAGCGGGCGCGGCGCAAGCGCGTGATGCGGTTCGCGAACCTGGAGCTGCTCGACAAGGTCGCGCCGAAGACGCAGGGCTGGATCAGGCACCTGCCGGCGGTGCTGATCGTGTTGTCGCTGCTCGTGCTCACCGTGGCGCTGGCCGGGCCGACGGCGGAGCAGAAGGTGCCGCGCAACCGGGCCACCGTGGTGCTGGTGATCGACGTGTCGCTGTCGATGGAGGCCACCGACGTCGCGCCCAACCGGCTGAAGGCGGCGCAGGACGCGGCCAAGCAGTTCGCCGAGAACATGACCCCGGGCGTGAACCTCGGGCTGATCTCCTTCGCCGGCACCGCGACCGTCCTGGTCAACCCGACCACCGACCGCGCCGGCGTGGTGAAGGCGATCGACAACCTGAAGCTCGCGCAGTCGACGGCCACCGGTGAAGGCATTTTCGCGGCCATGCAGTCGATCGAGAGCTTCTCGGCCGTGGTCGGCGGCGCCGACGGTCCGCCGCCCGCGCGCATCGTGCTGATGAGCGACGGCAAGCAGACCGTGCCGGAGGATCTCTACGCCCCGCGCGGCGCGTACACCGCGGCGCAGGCCGCGAAGCAGGCGCAGATGCCGATCTCGTCGATCTCGTTCGGCACCACGCACGGTTCGGTCGACATCGAGGGCAAGCCGCAGGACGTGCGGGTGGACGACGACTCCTTGAAGGAGATCGCGCGGCTGTCCGGCGGAGACTTCTACAAGGCGGCCAGCGCCGACGAGCTGAAGAAGGTCTACGCCGACCTCGGCGAGCAGATCGGCTACGAGCTCAAGAACGCCGACGCGAGCAAGCCGTGGGTCGTGATCGGCACCCTGGTGCTGATGATCGGGGCGGCCGCCGCGTTGCTGATCGGCCAGAGACTCCCGTAG
- a CDS encoding DUF58 domain-containing protein: protein MAGKAQKDQRPGWAPPVLRGDRLEAGLRTLELDVRRRLDGLLQGNHLGLVPGPGSEPGEARPYQPGDDVRRMDWAVTARTTTPHIRETVADRELETWVVADMSASLDFGTALCEKRDLVVCATAAVAHLTGGGGNRIGALVSNGQGVNRIPARGGLAHARGLIRRLAETPRAPEGVRGDLADALEQLRRPPRRRGLGVVISDFLGPIDWQRPLRALGGHHELIAIEVLDPRDVDLPDVGTVVLADPETGKQREVHASALLRKEFGAAAHAHRQDVAAGLRRAGAAHLVLRTDSDWIADMVRFVVARKRRWSGGVA from the coding sequence GTGGCAGGGAAGGCGCAGAAGGACCAGCGTCCCGGGTGGGCGCCCCCGGTGCTGCGCGGTGACCGCCTGGAGGCGGGGCTGCGCACGCTGGAGCTCGACGTCCGCCGTCGGCTCGACGGGCTGCTGCAGGGCAACCACCTCGGCCTCGTGCCGGGCCCCGGCTCAGAGCCGGGTGAGGCGCGGCCGTACCAGCCGGGCGACGACGTGCGGCGGATGGACTGGGCCGTCACGGCCCGCACGACCACGCCGCACATCCGCGAGACGGTCGCCGACCGCGAGCTGGAGACGTGGGTGGTCGCGGACATGTCCGCGAGCCTCGACTTCGGCACGGCGCTGTGCGAGAAACGCGACCTGGTGGTGTGCGCGACGGCAGCCGTCGCCCACCTCACCGGTGGGGGCGGCAACCGCATCGGCGCGCTGGTGTCCAACGGCCAGGGCGTGAACCGCATCCCCGCGCGCGGTGGGCTCGCCCACGCGCGCGGCCTGATCCGGCGGCTGGCCGAGACCCCGCGGGCGCCCGAGGGCGTCCGCGGCGATCTCGCCGACGCGCTGGAGCAGCTTCGCCGTCCGCCCCGCCGGCGCGGCCTGGGCGTGGTGATCTCGGACTTCCTGGGACCCATCGACTGGCAGCGGCCGCTGCGCGCGCTCGGCGGGCATCACGAGCTCATCGCCATCGAAGTCCTCGACCCGCGCGACGTGGACCTGCCCGACGTGGGCACCGTCGTCCTGGCCGACCCGGAGACAGGGAAACAGCGCGAAGTGCACGCTTCCGCCTTGCTGCGCAAGGAGTTCGGCGCCGCGGCGCATGCCCACCGGCAGGACGTCGCGGCCGGGCTGCGCCGCGCGGGTGCGGCGCACCTGGTGCTGCGCACCGACTCCGACTGGATCGCCGACATGGTGCGGTTCGTGGTCGCGCGCAAGCGCCGCTGGTCGGGTGGTGTCGCATGA